The following proteins are encoded in a genomic region of Longimicrobiales bacterium:
- the nuoH gene encoding NADH-quinone oxidoreductase subunit NuoH, whose translation MGLQPIEGLPAIIAMVLKNTTIFGLVIVVVAYATLAERRVSAFIQDRRGPNRVGPFGLLQPLADGVKNILKEETLPATASRFFFVLAPILVLVPSLMTFAVIPIAAPLPTPWGVVDMVIADVPIGILYVLAFSSLAVYGVVLGGWASNNKYAFLGGLRASAQMVSYEVALGLSLIAVLMMSGNVTLTEIIWKQQQLGMWYAFPLSFAFILFVISAFAETNRLPFDMPEAESELVTGYHTEYSAMKFSAFMISEFGHMVTASALMATLFLGGWDLPGTWDDAFWLNGQLIRGFAADGSVILAQPSLLKTLATFGGFAAKTGLFLLLYIWIRWTLPRFRYDQVMALGWKVMLPTSLAYVMLVAMTILVIEEVGMTYGFTYGLVLTAVSGAATFAFMFFLDRGRTITGGAAQRAQLVEIKTIPQAMAAREASKQPEPATAGD comes from the coding sequence ATGGGCTTGCAACCGATCGAGGGCCTGCCGGCGATCATCGCCATGGTGCTGAAGAACACTACCATTTTTGGTCTCGTGATTGTGGTGGTGGCGTACGCGACGCTTGCCGAGCGACGAGTCTCGGCCTTTATCCAGGATCGCCGCGGACCGAACCGTGTCGGTCCGTTCGGGCTTCTTCAGCCGCTCGCGGACGGCGTGAAGAACATCCTCAAGGAGGAAACGCTGCCGGCTACGGCCTCGCGTTTTTTCTTCGTGCTCGCACCAATTCTAGTGCTGGTCCCTTCGCTGATGACCTTCGCGGTCATTCCGATCGCCGCTCCGTTGCCAACGCCATGGGGTGTGGTCGACATGGTCATCGCGGACGTTCCCATCGGCATCCTCTACGTGCTGGCCTTCAGCTCTCTCGCCGTATATGGGGTCGTGCTGGGCGGGTGGGCATCGAACAACAAGTATGCGTTCCTTGGCGGGCTGCGGGCTTCGGCCCAGATGGTCAGCTACGAAGTCGCGCTCGGTCTGTCATTGATCGCAGTCCTCATGATGTCTGGGAACGTGACCCTGACCGAGATCATCTGGAAGCAACAACAGCTTGGAATGTGGTACGCGTTCCCGCTTTCATTCGCGTTCATTCTGTTCGTGATCTCAGCGTTTGCGGAGACCAACCGACTTCCGTTCGATATGCCAGAGGCGGAGTCCGAGCTTGTCACAGGCTATCACACCGAGTACTCGGCCATGAAGTTCTCGGCTTTCATGATCTCCGAGTTCGGCCACATGGTGACGGCTTCCGCCCTCATGGCGACGCTGTTTCTCGGCGGATGGGACTTGCCCGGGACCTGGGATGATGCGTTTTGGCTCAACGGGCAGCTCATCAGAGGCTTCGCAGCGGACGGCAGCGTGATCCTCGCACAGCCCAGTCTGCTGAAGACACTGGCGACGTTCGGAGGCTTCGCGGCGAAGACAGGACTCTTCCTGCTGCTCTACATTTGGATTCGGTGGACGCTACCTCGGTTCCGTTATGACCAGGTGATGGCGTTGGGCTGGAAGGTCATGCTGCCGACCTCACTCGCCTACGTCATGCTCGTCGCAATGACGATCCTGGTCATTGAAGAAGTGGGTATGACATATGGCTTCACTTACGGCCTGGTGCTGACCGCAGTGAGTGGCGCCGCCACGTTCGCTTTCATGTTCTTCCTCGACCGTGGTCGCACAATCACGGGTGGGGCAGCTCAGCGTGCTCAATTGGTCGAGATCAAGACGATTCCTCAGGCAATGGCGGCGCGAGAAGCCTCCAAGCAGCCTGAGCCAGCCACTGCCGGAGACTGA
- a CDS encoding 2Fe-2S iron-sulfur cluster-binding protein codes for MVNLTIDGHEVSVPRGTTILEAAKTIGSEVPHYCYHPGMSSPAMCRLCLVEVEGAPKPMPGCVTTVMDGQVVNTQSEQAKSNRQGVLEFYLVNHPLDCPICDMSGECDLQDYVHAEGREHGRGREPKRVFGRDDFGGDILFYGDRCVMCTRCVRFMSEVEQDHRLTVVERGNRSVIDTFFDEGLEGTNWHGNIVDICPVGALVSKDFLHKARAWDLTHTPSVCTSCSQGCNIDLHSRDNLVQRIKPRENLDVNAWWICDYGRHNYEWMNQGNRLDEPLARVDSLSEASGWKDALKGLLDRVDGLDNVSVKAVASPFSSNEDLAALSSVVDALGGGDIVYRSSAAGDEVPLKGFPQLVRRKDLSPNATAADLMNMTRVGADDASGGLESVAGHDGIVIVLGDSLPDQPVDFGENAGLYIYLGTHDSPAASNADYVLPVTSHAESEGTFTNFEGRVQHFDGALQAPGMSRPAWLILGALSAERSSGDIFRCAADAFASVGKQVPAFSGISYDDVGSRGAVINESVSLTGD; via the coding sequence ATGGTCAATCTCACGATCGATGGCCACGAGGTCTCGGTTCCGCGGGGAACCACGATTCTCGAAGCCGCCAAGACGATCGGGTCGGAGGTGCCCCATTACTGCTACCATCCCGGGATGTCCTCTCCGGCGATGTGCCGCCTCTGCCTGGTAGAGGTGGAGGGTGCGCCGAAGCCGATGCCGGGGTGTGTCACCACCGTCATGGACGGTCAGGTCGTCAACACTCAGTCCGAGCAGGCGAAGAGCAACCGCCAGGGCGTGCTCGAGTTCTACCTCGTCAATCACCCGCTCGATTGCCCGATCTGCGACATGTCGGGCGAGTGCGATCTTCAGGATTACGTCCACGCAGAGGGTCGTGAGCACGGACGTGGGCGCGAACCCAAGCGGGTTTTCGGCCGCGACGATTTCGGTGGGGATATCCTGTTCTACGGTGACCGATGCGTGATGTGCACGCGCTGTGTCCGCTTCATGAGTGAGGTCGAGCAAGACCATCGACTGACGGTGGTTGAGCGAGGCAATCGCTCGGTGATCGACACGTTCTTTGACGAGGGACTCGAAGGCACGAACTGGCACGGCAACATCGTCGACATTTGCCCGGTCGGCGCGCTGGTCTCCAAAGACTTTTTGCACAAAGCCCGGGCATGGGACCTGACGCACACTCCGTCGGTCTGCACGAGCTGCTCGCAAGGTTGCAACATCGACCTGCATTCCCGAGACAACCTGGTTCAGCGAATCAAGCCACGTGAGAACCTTGACGTAAACGCCTGGTGGATTTGCGATTACGGGCGCCACAACTATGAATGGATGAATCAAGGCAACCGACTGGATGAGCCGCTCGCACGAGTCGATTCCTTATCGGAGGCATCAGGTTGGAAGGACGCCCTCAAGGGCCTCCTCGACAGGGTAGATGGCCTCGACAACGTGTCGGTCAAGGCAGTCGCCTCGCCCTTTTCCTCCAACGAGGACCTGGCCGCCCTCTCGAGTGTGGTGGACGCCCTTGGCGGGGGTGACATCGTGTATCGCTCTTCTGCAGCAGGAGATGAAGTTCCGCTGAAGGGCTTCCCGCAGTTGGTGCGACGGAAGGACCTCTCGCCGAACGCTACCGCGGCCGACCTCATGAACATGACAAGGGTTGGTGCGGATGACGCATCCGGAGGGCTCGAGTCGGTCGCCGGGCATGACGGCATCGTCATCGTTCTCGGCGATTCACTACCGGATCAGCCGGTGGACTTCGGTGAGAACGCTGGCCTCTATATTTACCTCGGAACCCATGACAGCCCTGCAGCGTCGAACGCGGACTACGTTCTTCCCGTGACGAGCCACGCTGAATCGGAAGGCACCTTCACGAACTTTGAGGGCCGGGTGCAGCACTTTGACGGCGCGCTTCAGGCCCCCGGCATGTCACGCCCGGCGTGGCTCATTCTCGGAGCGTTGAGCGCTGAGCGGTCCAGTGGGGACATCTTCCGCTGCGCGGCTGACGCGTTCGCTTCTGTCGGAAAGCAGGTGCCCGCATTTAGCGGCATCAGCTACGACGATGTTGGGTCCCGCGGGGCCGTCATCAACGAATCCGTTTCCTTGACGGGAGACTGA
- the nuoF gene encoding NADH-quinone oxidoreductase subunit NuoF, with amino-acid sequence MAYPYVSEHEVQVLSKYFGDPMQRRIDTYVERGGYQALKKAFELGSEGVVNTVKESGLRGRGGAGFPTGVKWSFMPKESGRPHYLLCNADESEPGTFKDRELMRWDPHQLIEGCLIGAYAIGAQHVYIYCRGEFFEANQVLARAVEDAYAKGYLGKDIMGSGNDLDLTVHQGAGAYICGEETGLMNSLEGRRGEPRVKPPFPAAVGAFGMPSTINNVETLCAIPHIVTNGGAWYRQYGTEKSPGTKLFCVSGHVNKPGNYELPLGFPLMKLIEEVCGGMRDGNALKAVIPGGSSVPIINAEEAGRCTLDYEGCVEVGTMLGCASVIVMDETADIVKQVRRMVDFYAHESCGQCTPCREGSAWTAQILRRIEDGRGTEGDLDTLMQMTQQMVGTTICVLSDSVAAPVQSSIEKFRDEYLSLIRRGERVGAA; translated from the coding sequence ATGGCCTACCCATACGTTTCCGAGCATGAAGTCCAAGTACTCAGCAAGTACTTCGGTGACCCGATGCAGCGTCGCATCGACACCTATGTCGAGCGAGGCGGATACCAGGCCCTGAAGAAGGCGTTCGAATTGGGCTCGGAGGGCGTGGTGAACACGGTGAAGGAATCGGGCCTGCGCGGCCGAGGTGGAGCTGGCTTCCCGACGGGTGTGAAGTGGTCGTTCATGCCAAAGGAGTCGGGAAGGCCACACTATCTGCTTTGCAACGCAGATGAGTCCGAGCCTGGCACATTCAAGGATCGCGAGCTCATGCGGTGGGATCCGCACCAGCTCATCGAGGGGTGCCTCATCGGCGCCTACGCGATTGGAGCGCAGCATGTCTATATCTACTGCAGAGGCGAGTTCTTCGAAGCCAATCAGGTACTAGCCCGAGCGGTAGAGGACGCCTACGCCAAGGGGTACCTCGGCAAGGACATCATGGGCTCGGGTAATGACCTCGACCTCACGGTGCATCAGGGGGCTGGTGCCTATATTTGCGGTGAAGAGACCGGTCTAATGAACTCACTCGAAGGCCGCCGTGGGGAGCCTCGCGTGAAGCCACCGTTTCCGGCTGCTGTGGGCGCCTTTGGCATGCCATCGACCATCAACAACGTCGAAACCCTTTGTGCGATACCGCACATCGTGACGAATGGCGGCGCGTGGTATCGTCAGTACGGCACAGAAAAGAGCCCTGGTACAAAGCTTTTCTGCGTTAGCGGACACGTGAACAAGCCCGGCAATTACGAGCTCCCCCTCGGCTTCCCGCTCATGAAATTGATCGAGGAAGTGTGTGGTGGGATGCGCGATGGCAATGCGCTCAAAGCGGTGATTCCCGGGGGATCTTCAGTCCCGATCATCAATGCCGAAGAAGCTGGTCGGTGCACGCTCGACTACGAAGGCTGTGTCGAAGTCGGCACGATGCTCGGCTGCGCCTCCGTCATCGTGATGGACGAGACCGCCGACATCGTGAAGCAGGTTCGACGCATGGTCGACTTCTATGCACATGAGTCATGCGGCCAGTGCACACCGTGTCGCGAAGGTTCGGCTTGGACTGCCCAGATTCTTCGGCGCATCGAGGATGGCCGTGGCACCGAGGGCGATCTAGATACGCTCATGCAGATGACGCAACAGATGGTCGGAACCACGATTTGTGTGCTTAGTGACTCCGTCGCGGCTCCAGTACAATCGTCCATCGAGAAATTCAGAGATGAGTACCTGTCGTTGATCCGTCGCGGTGAAAGAGTGGGGGCTGCGTGA
- a CDS encoding NAD(P)H-dependent oxidoreductase subunit E: MSDIPFKNPGWAGNTGEFDLTEDQVRGDDFVGNRPAHGGHASGAGTLPYMLADKQPEAPLFEGEYQERFEKILTRYPTKQAALLPALGLAQELRGHVSPESMDRVAELLELSPAYVRGVATFYTMYNKRPVGRHLVQVCTNISCNLAGADEVVEAFLRYTDTELGETSEDGEFTVIEAECLAACGYPTCVQINSRYFENVTRTEVPKICEHLKGQGE; the protein is encoded by the coding sequence ATGAGCGATATCCCCTTCAAGAACCCGGGCTGGGCCGGAAACACCGGTGAATTCGACCTCACGGAAGACCAGGTCCGCGGTGATGACTTTGTCGGAAATCGACCCGCCCACGGAGGACATGCGTCAGGTGCGGGAACCCTTCCATACATGCTCGCAGACAAGCAGCCGGAAGCACCGCTTTTCGAGGGTGAGTATCAGGAGCGATTCGAGAAAATCCTTACGCGCTATCCCACCAAACAGGCTGCTCTTTTGCCAGCGCTCGGTTTGGCGCAGGAGCTGCGGGGGCATGTTAGCCCCGAGTCCATGGATCGTGTCGCGGAGCTACTGGAACTGTCACCGGCGTATGTACGAGGGGTGGCCACGTTCTACACGATGTACAACAAGCGCCCTGTGGGCCGACACCTCGTTCAGGTCTGCACGAATATCTCCTGCAATCTGGCGGGTGCCGACGAGGTCGTAGAGGCGTTCCTCCGCTACACCGATACCGAATTGGGCGAGACATCTGAAGACGGTGAGTTCACCGTCATTGAGGCCGAATGCCTGGCAGCGTGCGGCTATCCGACCTGCGTACAGATCAACTCGCGATATTTCGAGAACGTGACCCGTACCGAGGTGCCTAAGATTTGTGAGCACCTCAAGGGACAGGGGGAGTAG
- the nuoD gene encoding NADH dehydrogenase (quinone) subunit D — MSSNTVEFNIGQGREMGVGGAGTPSPLAPFDIPEPDIGTERMLINLGPQHPATHGVLRLVCELDGETVTEIVPHIGYLHSSFEKLGEYRTWNQIVPLTDRMDYLAPLIYNCAYVMSVEKLMGIEVTERCKVVRVILMELDRIFGHLLWLGTTAIDVGAFTPFLYSFQQREKIYQLHEALTGARITTSATRVGGMMADLPKGWLDQLVEFLDEFPKTLGEVHRLLTGNQIHIGRTQGIGSISAADAINYGFTGPNLRAAGVAYDVRKDRPYYDYETYDFEVPIGEHGDCYDRYLCRMEEMTQSVGLLRQAMKRLPDGPINVEDPNISLPSKTDAMSDMESMIHHFKLITEGIPAPEGDCYMAIEASKGELGMYVVAEEGSTKPVRWRVRPPSFVNLSVIPKLATGHLLSDLIMINASLDIVLGEIDR, encoded by the coding sequence ATGTCCAGCAACACCGTCGAGTTCAATATCGGACAGGGTCGGGAGATGGGTGTGGGTGGGGCAGGGACTCCGAGTCCGCTCGCGCCCTTCGACATCCCGGAGCCCGATATTGGAACGGAGCGCATGCTCATTAACCTCGGGCCACAACACCCTGCGACGCACGGTGTACTTCGTCTCGTGTGCGAGCTTGATGGTGAGACCGTAACCGAGATCGTACCACACATCGGCTACCTGCACTCATCGTTCGAGAAGCTCGGCGAGTACCGGACTTGGAACCAGATTGTCCCGCTCACTGACCGGATGGACTACCTCGCGCCGCTGATCTACAACTGCGCGTACGTCATGTCCGTCGAGAAGCTCATGGGCATTGAGGTCACGGAGCGCTGCAAGGTCGTCCGAGTCATCCTCATGGAGCTGGACCGAATCTTCGGGCACCTCCTCTGGCTCGGGACCACTGCGATTGATGTGGGCGCGTTCACCCCCTTCCTGTATTCGTTCCAGCAGCGCGAGAAGATCTACCAGCTACATGAGGCGCTAACTGGTGCCCGGATTACCACATCCGCAACGCGTGTTGGTGGTATGATGGCTGATCTCCCGAAGGGCTGGCTTGATCAGCTCGTCGAATTTCTGGATGAGTTCCCTAAAACCCTGGGTGAGGTGCACCGCCTTCTTACCGGGAACCAGATCCATATCGGGCGAACGCAAGGCATCGGATCGATTTCTGCCGCTGACGCCATCAACTACGGCTTCACAGGCCCGAATCTGCGTGCCGCTGGCGTGGCCTACGATGTTCGCAAGGATCGCCCTTACTACGACTACGAAACCTACGATTTCGAAGTCCCGATCGGTGAGCACGGCGATTGCTATGATCGCTACCTGTGCCGGATGGAGGAGATGACACAGTCCGTGGGTCTCCTGCGTCAGGCAATGAAGCGTTTGCCCGATGGGCCGATCAACGTGGAAGACCCGAACATCTCTCTGCCTTCCAAGACGGATGCGATGTCCGACATGGAGAGCATGATTCATCACTTCAAGTTGATCACCGAGGGCATTCCTGCCCCCGAGGGTGACTGCTATATGGCAATCGAGGCATCCAAGGGCGAGCTCGGCATGTACGTGGTTGCGGAAGAGGGGAGCACAAAGCCAGTGCGGTGGCGCGTTCGTCCGCCGTCATTCGTGAACCTTTCGGTGATCCCGAAACTCGCGACAGGGCACCTCTTGTCTGACCTAATCATGATCAACGCCAGTCTCGACATCGTCTTGGGTGAGATCGACAGATGA
- a CDS encoding NADH-quinone oxidoreductase subunit C, translating into MADDSISGLDAVEEGPVSSSTDSGGGQGSTGSPDEHPTLAALLDRYPDEIVRYRLNAGDQYVVWMKPDRSHEILEWLKDDPDHLYDMMSDVTGLDYGNGRPINVVYQMYSTTYKLALRIRCELPLDALEIDSVVDLWQAANWLEREVYDLFGVTFRNHPDHRRILMPDDYAEGHPLRKDFPLRGRFSRAEQTRRALNQNVERFYLAEDLVRGGAPQEVAAAEVGGAISPSESGGGET; encoded by the coding sequence ATGGCAGATGACAGCATTAGTGGGCTCGACGCGGTTGAGGAAGGCCCGGTTTCATCGTCCACCGACAGTGGAGGTGGCCAGGGGTCTACGGGGTCACCGGACGAACACCCGACGCTTGCGGCGCTTCTTGACCGATACCCGGATGAAATTGTCCGCTATCGACTGAACGCTGGTGACCAGTATGTCGTGTGGATGAAGCCGGATCGCAGCCACGAGATCCTCGAATGGTTGAAGGATGACCCGGACCACTTGTACGACATGATGTCCGACGTCACGGGCCTCGACTATGGGAACGGCCGTCCCATCAATGTCGTCTACCAGATGTACTCGACGACTTATAAGCTCGCTCTGCGCATCCGGTGTGAACTCCCGCTTGATGCCCTCGAGATCGATTCCGTCGTGGACCTCTGGCAGGCCGCCAACTGGCTTGAACGAGAAGTCTATGACCTATTCGGGGTAACCTTCCGAAATCACCCGGACCATCGCCGAATCTTGATGCCGGACGATTATGCGGAAGGCCATCCGTTACGGAAGGACTTCCCGCTCCGCGGACGCTTCTCTCGGGCCGAGCAGACGCGTCGGGCACTGAACCAGAATGTAGAGCGCTTCTATCTCGCCGAGGACCTCGTTCGTGGTGGTGCCCCCCAGGAAGTAGCAGCCGCCGAAGTCGGCGGAGCGATCAGTCCCAGTGAATCCGGCGGGGGAGAGACCTGA
- the ndhC gene encoding NADH-quinone oxidoreductase subunit A produces the protein MSGAYLPLLVLFCVSIVNALGMVVTSHIFNPRRDTPQKLMPYESGMIPLGSTRARFSVKFYMVAISFIVFDLETIFLIPWAVHMRELGWSAFLSMTMFVAVLAIGLVYEWKKGGLEWD, from the coding sequence ATGTCGGGAGCCTATCTCCCCCTACTCGTACTCTTCTGCGTCTCCATAGTGAACGCGTTGGGTATGGTCGTCACTTCGCACATTTTCAACCCGCGTCGTGACACACCACAGAAGCTGATGCCCTACGAATCGGGCATGATCCCGCTCGGGAGTACCCGAGCGCGTTTCTCCGTGAAGTTCTATATGGTGGCGATCAGCTTCATCGTCTTTGACTTGGAGACGATCTTCCTGATCCCTTGGGCGGTCCACATGCGGGAGCTGGGCTGGAGTGCCTTCTTGTCGATGACCATGTTCGTCGCCGTTCTGGCGATCGGACTCGTGTATGAGTGGAAGAAAGGAGGTCTCGAGTGGGACTAG
- the dcd gene encoding dCTP deaminase: MSIKSDKWIRRMCEEQQMIEPFETGQVRDGKISYGISSYGYDIRVSPEFKVFTNVHNTVVDPKHFDDRSFVDIVGPECIIPPNSFALARTEEYFRIPRDVLVLCVGKSTYARCGLIVNVTPLEPTWEGYLTLEISNTTPLPAKVYGGEGIAQLLFFQGDEEPEIAYADRKGKYMNQVGVTLPKM, from the coding sequence ATGTCGATCAAGAGTGACAAGTGGATACGCCGAATGTGCGAAGAGCAGCAGATGATCGAGCCCTTCGAGACCGGCCAAGTCCGGGACGGCAAGATTTCGTACGGCATCTCTTCGTATGGTTACGACATCCGGGTTTCGCCTGAGTTCAAGGTGTTCACCAACGTCCACAACACCGTTGTCGATCCGAAGCATTTCGACGACCGCTCCTTTGTGGACATCGTGGGCCCTGAGTGCATCATCCCTCCAAATTCCTTTGCGCTTGCCCGCACCGAAGAGTATTTCCGGATTCCGCGAGATGTCCTGGTCCTGTGTGTCGGAAAGTCGACCTATGCCCGATGCGGGCTGATCGTGAACGTCACGCCGCTGGAGCCGACGTGGGAGGGCTACCTCACACTCGAGATCTCGAACACGACCCCCCTGCCGGCGAAGGTCTACGGGGGTGAGGGTATTGCTCAATTGCTCTTCTTCCAAGGAGACGAAGAGCCGGAAATCGCTTACGCTGACAGGAAAGGCAAATACATGAACCAGGTCGGGGTCACACTTCCCAAGATGTAG
- the egtD gene encoding L-histidine N(alpha)-methyltransferase — MTTNNSGSRVGVDLHEVLAGLGEPLKSIPSKYHYDERGSELFEEITCLEEYYPTRAERALLEKWMPELVKELRPASLVELGAGSSEKSRVALDAMVDNGCGRAYVPVDVSADFLTATAAALEQEYPSLEILPLVADITEPLGLPAGLTGPTWVAILGSTLGNFEEGPACQLLQRVAALLRKEDRFLLGVDLRPGEGKSAERIELAYNDAGGVTAAFSLNLLSVLNNAFGCDFDPSAFRHRSCYNAEAGRIETSLAATSEQTIRFQAGDSVHLAEGEAIRTEISCKYDRPTIDALFARSGLMVDRWIEDSDGYYVLIFGMSTE, encoded by the coding sequence GTGACGACAAATAACTCAGGCTCCAGAGTTGGGGTCGATCTGCATGAGGTACTCGCCGGACTGGGCGAACCCCTCAAAAGCATTCCGTCGAAGTATCATTACGACGAACGCGGATCAGAGCTTTTCGAGGAGATCACCTGCCTTGAGGAGTACTACCCGACACGGGCAGAGCGGGCACTCCTTGAGAAGTGGATGCCTGAACTGGTCAAGGAGCTGCGGCCCGCCTCGCTCGTGGAGTTGGGTGCAGGAAGTTCAGAGAAGTCGAGGGTCGCGCTGGATGCGATGGTCGACAACGGTTGTGGCCGTGCCTACGTACCGGTCGACGTCTCCGCCGACTTTTTGACTGCAACGGCAGCTGCGCTTGAGCAGGAGTATCCGTCACTAGAGATTCTCCCCCTCGTCGCGGACATCACGGAGCCTCTGGGGCTGCCGGCGGGGTTAACCGGTCCGACTTGGGTCGCCATTCTGGGAAGCACTCTTGGCAACTTTGAAGAAGGCCCGGCGTGTCAACTGCTACAGCGCGTCGCTGCCCTTCTTCGAAAAGAGGATCGATTCCTCCTCGGTGTCGACCTGCGACCAGGGGAAGGAAAAAGCGCGGAGCGCATCGAGCTCGCGTACAACGACGCAGGGGGCGTCACCGCGGCATTCAGCCTGAACCTCCTCTCGGTCCTCAACAACGCGTTCGGATGTGATTTCGACCCCTCAGCGTTTCGACACCGATCATGCTACAACGCAGAAGCCGGCCGCATCGAGACATCCCTAGCCGCGACGTCCGAGCAGACTATTCGGTTCCAAGCCGGAGACTCGGTCCACCTAGCGGAGGGTGAGGCGATCCGCACCGAGATCAGCTGCAAGTATGATCGCCCGACAATCGACGCACTTTTTGCCCGCTCTGGGCTCATGGTCGATCGATGGATCGAAGATTCCGACGGTTACTACGTTTTGATTTTTGGTATGTCGACAGAGTGA
- the egtB gene encoding ergothioneine biosynthesis protein EgtB, translated as MDVHLGRSLTVFEISSLLTEARERTLLLTAALSDEDLRLQHDPLMSPIVWDLGHIGHFEDIWLRENLRSADTGSEGLRGIYNPFENPRAARGSLALPSLTDSRRYLGDVRRAVLEELDRVDLSGGTRLLEGGFVYRMVLQHEYQHNETILQTLQLKRGEKWFPPRQLTSPRVAPDAPPAGEMVRFPGGPVILGTDDRSAAYDNERPAHRVDMPPFWIDVHPVTNGEYAAFVRDGGYTHPDHWSNEGWAWREAAGLIGPKYWSESDGEVHERFMDQTLELDMDRPVSHVCYWEAQAYARWAGRRLPTEYEWETAASWDPDSDTPRVYPWGDDPPTPTRSNLDALLFETTAVGSYPSGQSALGCWDMLGNVWEWTSSDFRSWPGYETFPYPEYSEVFFGDEYKVLRGGAWATRFGAIRNTYRNWDYPIRRQIFNGFRCARDDK; from the coding sequence ATGGATGTGCATCTCGGTCGATCGCTGACCGTTTTCGAAATCTCCTCACTACTCACCGAGGCCCGCGAGCGAACGCTGTTGCTGACGGCGGCGTTGTCGGACGAGGACCTCCGTTTGCAGCATGATCCCCTCATGAGTCCGATCGTTTGGGATCTTGGGCACATCGGCCATTTCGAAGACATCTGGCTTCGGGAGAATCTGAGGAGTGCGGATACGGGTTCCGAGGGCCTCCGTGGTATCTACAACCCGTTCGAGAACCCTCGCGCTGCTCGGGGTTCTCTCGCGCTTCCTTCGCTCACGGATTCCCGGAGATACCTCGGGGATGTGCGACGGGCCGTCCTGGAGGAACTGGATCGTGTCGACCTCTCCGGCGGGACCCGACTCCTGGAAGGGGGCTTCGTGTATCGTATGGTCTTGCAGCACGAGTACCAGCACAACGAGACCATCCTCCAGACCTTGCAGTTGAAACGTGGTGAAAAATGGTTCCCTCCTCGGCAGTTGACCTCCCCACGAGTCGCGCCAGACGCACCGCCGGCCGGCGAGATGGTCCGATTCCCTGGGGGACCGGTAATCCTGGGTACAGATGACCGATCTGCGGCCTACGACAACGAGCGACCCGCCCACCGCGTGGACATGCCTCCGTTCTGGATCGACGTTCACCCGGTCACGAATGGTGAGTATGCTGCGTTCGTTAGAGATGGGGGGTACACCCATCCGGATCACTGGTCGAACGAGGGTTGGGCGTGGCGAGAGGCCGCAGGGCTGATCGGCCCCAAGTACTGGAGTGAATCGGACGGGGAGGTCCATGAACGATTCATGGATCAGACCCTCGAGCTCGACATGGACCGCCCCGTATCGCACGTCTGCTATTGGGAAGCACAGGCGTATGCCCGATGGGCCGGGAGAAGACTTCCGACAGAGTATGAGTGGGAGACTGCCGCCAGCTGGGATCCCGACTCGGATACACCACGTGTGTACCCGTGGGGCGACGATCCGCCGACGCCGACTCGCTCCAACCTCGATGCACTTCTCTTCGAGACCACTGCCGTAGGCTCGTACCCATCGGGTCAGTCAGCTCTCGGCTGTTGGGACATGCTCGGCAACGTCTGGGAGTGGACGTCCAGCGATTTTCGTTCCTGGCCCGGCTACGAGACATTCCCATACCCGGAGTACTCGGAGGTATTTTTCGGAGACGAATACAAGGTTCTTCGAGGTGGCGCGTGGGCAACGCGTTTTGGCGCTATACGGAACACCTATAGGAACTGGGATTACCCCATTCGCAGGCAGATTTTCAATGGATTCAGGTGCGCACGTGACGACAAATAA